The nucleotide sequence TCATCTCCAGGTAGCGCAGGCCGCCGTGGATCAGCTTGCTCGACCGGCTGGACGTCCCCGACGCCCAGTCCCGGGCCTCGATCAGGCCGACGCTCAGGCCCCTGGTGACCGCGTCGAGCGCGGTGCCGGCGCCGACCACACCGCCGCCGACCACCACGACGTCCAACTCGCGCTCGGCCATCCGACCGAGCGCGTCCTCGCGTGCCCGCAACCCCAACGCCGTGGTCCTCAACGCGCCGTCACCCGCTCCCGTCGTCGTCGCCCGCCGGGACCCCGCGCCGCGGGATCCGCCGAACGGACCGTCCCCGGTCCCGATCATCGCCGGTACGGCGGCCCACCGCGCGGGACGCGACGCGGCACGCCGCCTCCGACCCGTGCGCGACCGGTGCCGCGGGGCTTCCGAGCCGAGGAATCCCTCTTACCCCGGACGGGTGAACGCCCGGGGCGACGCGGCGAACATCGGCGCCGCCGCCGGGGAACGGCGGCGGTGCGCCTCAGTGCGCGGGGGAGACCGTCACCTCGACCTGCTGGAACTTCTTCAGGTCCGTGTAGCCCGTCGTCGCCATCGAACGCCGGAGCGCGCCGAAGAGGTTCATCGAGCCGTCCGAGACCTGCGACGGCCCGTTCAGCACCTCCTCCAGCGTGCCGACCGCGCCCAGGTTCATGCGGCGCCCGCGCGGCAGCTCGGGGTGGTGCGCCTCCGAACCCCAGTGGTGGCCGCGGCCCGGGGCGTCGGTCGCGCGGGCTAGCGCGGACCCGATCATGACGGCGTCGGCCCCGCACGCGACGGCCTTGGCGATGTCGCCGCTCTTGCCGACGCTGCCGTCCGCGATGACGTGCACGTACCGGCCGCCGGACTCGTCGAGGTAGTCGCGGCGGGCCTCGGACACGTCCGCGACCGCGGTGGCCATCGGCACCGCGACGCCCAGCACGTCGCGCGTCGTGTGCGCCGCGCCGCCGCCGAACCCGACCAGCACCCCCGCCGCGCCCGTGCGCATCAGGTGCAGCGCGCCCTGGTACGTCGCGCAGCCGCCGACGATCACCGGCACGTCGAGGTCGTAGATGAACTGCTTGAGGTTGAGCGGCTCCGCACGACCGGACACGTGTTCGGCCGACACGGTCGTCCCGCGGATCACGAAGATGTCCACGCCCGCGTCGATGACCGCCTTGTGGTACTGCGCGGTGCGCTGCGGCGACAGCGCCGCCGCGGTCACCACGCCCGCGTCGCGGATCTGCTTGATGCGCGCGCCGATCAGATCCGCCTTGATCGGCTCGGCGTAGATCTCCTGCATGCGCCGCGTCGCGGTCGCCGCGTCCAGCGTGCCGATCTCGGCGAGCAGCGCCGTCGGGTCCTCGTACCGCGTCCACAGGCCTTCGAGGTTGAGCACCCCGAGCCCGCCCATGCGTCCCACCGCGATCGCGGTCTCCGGCGACACGACACTGTCCATCGGCGCGGTCAGGAACGGCAGTTCGAAGCGGTACGCGTCGATCTGCCACGCGATCGAGACCTCTTCGGGGTCGCGCGTGCGCCGGCTCGGGACGATGGCGACGTCGTCGAAGTGGAAGGCACGCCTGCCGCGCTTGCCCCGACCGATCTCGACCTCAGTCACGTTGCGCCTCTCTGGTGTTTGGCGGCCACCGACTCCGCCTCGATTGTTTGGGCGGCCACCGACTCCGCCCCTGCTGTCTGGCGGCCACCGACTCCGCCCCTGTTGTCTGGCGGCCACCGACTCCGCCTGGCCGTTCGCCGGTGGACGTGAGGGACCCGGAGCGTGCGCCGCCGATCCGCGGACAAGGGTACGGGGCGGACCGAAACCGGAGGTTCCGGGCCGCCCCGTACCGTGAGGACTCTCCCGAACCGCGCGAACCCGCGGCTCAGCGCGACGACGAGTAGTTCGGCGCCTCGACCGTCATCGTGATGTCGTGCGGGTGCGACTCGCGCAGCCCGGCCGCGGTGATCCGCACGAAACGGCCGCGGACCTTCAGCTCGGGAACGGTCGGGGCGCCCGCGTACCCCATCGACGCCCGCAGCCCGCCGACGAGCTGGTGCGCGACCGCGGACAGCGGGCCCCGGTAGGGCACCTGGCCCTCGATGCCCTCGGGCACGAGCTTGTCCTCGGACAGCACGTCGTCCTGGAAGTAGCGGTCCTTCGAGAACGACTTCGCCTGCCCGCGCGACTGCATCGCCCCCAGCGAGCCCATGCCGCGGTAGCTCTTGAACTGCTTGCCGTTGATGAAGATCAGCTCGCCCGGGCTCTCCTCGCAGCCGGCCAGCAGGCTGCCGAGCATCACGGTGTCGGCGCCGGCCGCGATCGCCTTCGCGATGTCGCCCGAGTACTGCAGGCCGCCGTCGCCGATGACCGGAACCCCGGCCGGGCCGCACGCGAGCGCCGCGTCGTAAATGGCGGTGACCTGCGGCGCCCCCACACCGGCGATGACGCGCGTGGTGCAGATCGACCCCGGCCCGACGCCCACCTTGACGCCGTCGACGCCCGCGTCGATCAGCGCCTGCGCGCCGTCGCGCGTGGCCACGTTGCCGCCGATGACGTCGACCTTGGTGTTGGCCTTGACCTTGGCGATCATGTCGAGCACGCCGCGCGAGTGGCCGTGCGCGCTGTCGACGACGACGAAGTCGACCCCCGCCTCGACCAGCGCCTGCACGCGCAGGAAGCTGTCGTCCCCGGTGCCGACCGCGGCACCCACGACCAAGCGGCCGTCGGCGTCCTTCGTGGCGTTCGGGTACTGCTCGCTCTTGACGAAGTCCTTGACCGTGATGAGGCCGCGCAGCTTGCCCGCGTCGTCGATCAGCGGCAGCTTCTCGACCTTGTGGCGGCGCAGCAGCTCCATGGCGTCCGGCCCGCTGATGCCCACCTTGCCGGTGACCAGCGGCATCGGCGTCATGACCTCGCGGACGCGCCGCGCGTGGTCGACCTCGAAGCGCAGGTCGCGGTTGGTGACGATACCGAGCAGCCGGCCGTTCTCGTCGGTGACCGGGACCCCGCTGATGCGGTAGCGGGCGCAGAGTTGGTCGGCCTCGCGCAGCGTGGCGTCCGGGCCGATCGTGATCGGGTCGATGACCATGCCCGCCTCGGACCGCTTCACCAGGTCGACCTGGTTCGCCTGGTCCTCGATCGACAGATTGCGGTGCAGCACCCCGACACCGCCCTGGCGCGCCATCGCGATCGCCATGCGGGACTCGGTGACGGTGTCCATCGCGGACGACAGCAGGGGAATGCGCACACTGATGTTGCGCGTCACCCGCGACGAGGTGTCGACCTCGCTCGGCACGACATCCGACGGCCCCGGCAGCAGCAGGACGTCGTCGTAGGTCAGCCCGAGCATCGCGAACTTCTCGGGTACGCCGTCGGCCGTGAGACTCATGACACCTTCCGGTTCCGGTACGAAGTGATCGACTGGAGCGATCCGATCGGCTGATCGACACTGCGGCCGTCTTCCACTGCGGTTCCGGCCGCGGGGAAAACAACGGCTCCACCGGGCCCGCTGCCGCGCGCACAGGTTGCGGCGAACCCCGGTGGTGTGCCAGAGGGAGGACCCCCATGCTACTCGGGTCCGACAACCCCCGACCCCGCGTCCTTCCCGAACGCCCCCACTCGCCCGATTTCGCCACCCCCACCGCCGCCCGCACGACCGAGAAACCCGCCCCTGCCCCGTCCGCGCCCACCCGCCCCCGGCACGAACCGGCGGCAGCGGCACGCGAACACGACCGACAGGGCCATGGGCCGCGCACCTGGGCCCCACCGGCCGCCGGCGCCCCCGCGTGACCCGCTCGCCCGGGTGCGCGTCGCACCGCCGTGCCGCGCCACGATCGCCGTCCGGTGCGGCCCACAGCCCACCCCCACGCACCGGCGGGCGCCTCGGTGCGGAACGCGTTCGCCCGCGTCGAGATCGGTGCCGGTCAGGCCGAGCCTCGGTCGCCCTCGGCGCGATCGATCCAGGGATCGGAACCGCGCGATCCGCCGTTCACGCCGACCCGGCCGGGGCGCGTCACCGTCCCCGTTCCCGCGCGGACGGCGTCAGCGGCGGCTGTCGGTCATCGCGCGGCGCACGGACGGGCCCGCGTCGACCTCCGCGAGAAGGGCCAGAAACAGTCGGCTCACACGGTCGTGCGGCGGCTGGTCGGTGCGTCGGCGCAGGGTCTCGACCAACTCGTCATCGCGGCGCAGCATCCCGAGATCGGCGGGCGCGCGCGGCGTCGTCGTATCCAGCCTCATCTGGCGTGCCCCGGAATCGGCAGCCGTCACGCGGTCTTCTCTTCCTCGGCCAGCGCGCGCAGCCGGGAGAGCGCCCGGTGCTGCGCGACCCGGACGGCACCCGGCGACATGCCCATGGCCCGCCCGGTCTCCTCCGCGGACAGACCCACGGCGACGCGCAGCACGAGGAGTTCGCGCAAATTGTCCGGGAGCCTGCCGAGCAGGGCCCGGGCCTGCGCCGCGTCGCTGCGGCGTACCACTTGGTCCTCCGGCCCCGGGTCGTCGTCAATCGCCTCGGGGAGGTCGCACGTGGGGACGGCCGCACGCACCGCCGCCCGCTGCACGTCGACCACCTTGTGCGCCGCGATGCCGAAGACGAACGCCTCGAAAGGCCGCCCTTCGTCGCGATACCGCGGCAGCGCCGACAGCACCGCGAGGCAGACCTCCTGGGCCGCGTCGTCGGCCGCGTGCTCCGCTCCCGGCACCCGGCCGAGCCGGGCGCGGCAATAACGGAGCACCAGTGGTCGCACGTAGGCCAGTAGCTCGTCGGTGGCCTGGAGGTCCCCTTGGACAGCCCTGACGACCACGGCACGCATGCCGCTGTCGACCCGGCTGTCGGCCCTGTTCGGTCTGTCCGGCATGCGCTCGGCGATCCCGCCCATGAGATTCAGTATGCCGGGCCGTGGACCCTGCGGTTCGCCCCAGGGCGCCAGGAAGGCTCCCGGCGGCCGTCGGCGCCGGGGTCCGTCGCGTCGCCCCGGGAGCCCCGCAGGGCCCCGCGGTCCCGCCGGATCACCGCACGAGGCCCCAGCGGAAGCCGAGCGCGACCGCGTGCGCGCGGTCCGACGCACCGAGCTTCTTGAAGAGCCGCCGGGCGTGCGTTTTCACGGTGTCCTCGGACAGGAACAGCTCCCGGCCGATCTCCGCGTTGCTCCGGCCATGGCTCATCCCTTCCAGGACCTGGATCTCGCGGGCCGTGAGCGTCGGGGCGACGCCCATGTCGGCCGAGCGGAGACGCCGCGGCGCGAGCCGCCACGTCGGGTCGGCGAGGGCCTGGGAGACGGTCGCCCGCAACTCGGCGCGCGAGGCGTCCTTGTGCAGGTACCCGCGGGCGCCGGCGGCGACCGCGAGAGCGACGCCGTCGAGATCCTCGGCCATCGTCAGCATGATCACCCGGGCACCCGGGTCGCCGGTGAGCAGCCGGCGCACGGCCTCGACGCCTCCCAGCCCGGGCATGCGCACGTCCATGAGGACGAGGTCGGAGCGCTCCGCGCCCCAGCGGCGCAGCACCTCCTCGCCGCTCGTGGCCGTGGTCACCCGCTCGACACCGGGGACCGTGGCCACCGCGCGCCGCAGGGTCTCCCGGACGAGTGGGGAATCGTCGCAGACCAGGACGGTCGTCATCGCCGGCCTCCGCAGCAGATCCGCGTCACGTTGAGCCTCCACGCCTGTACATTCCGTTGCCTACGCGATCGGTGATCACAGAGTGCCCCTGCTCACCCGAGTTCGCGGGTGCGAACCGCCGACCGCCTCACCCATCCCCAACGACCGTCACTCGAAAGGGTTACGGGGTTGCGGCACGGGTACTTTCGTGGGCCCGTGGGCCCGTCGCCACAGACAACGAGCCGACCCGGTGGAAGGGCACGCCGAGGCCGCGATTCCGGGCGACGGGTTCCGGCCCCGGCCGTCGGGCGACGGCCGGTTCCCCCGGGCCGCACCCCGTAGCGACGTCCGCCCGCCGCTCCCGCGTCCACGTTTGGGCCGCGACTTCAAGCCAATTTCGCCTGTGTCGGGGCTCGATCGTCGATGTGACCGGATTTTTTACGGATATGAACGCATGAGACCGATATGTGCATGGAATTGATCATTCTGTGGCACTTTCGCACCATCGTTTGATCGCATGGTCTGAGCCACCCTCAGCGGAGGAATCCGCGTCGCGACCGTGCCGACAGCAGAACGACCTTGCAATTGCCCCTGAATACGAGGGACGACTCATGGCTGATTTCTCACGGCTCCCCGGCCCGAACGCCGATCTGTGGGACTGGCAGCTGTCCGCCGCCTGCCGGGGGGTCGACAGCGCTTTGTTCTTCCACCCGGAGGGTGAGCGCGGCGCGGCACGCGTCGCCCGCGAAGTGGCGGCCAAAGAGGTCTGCCGGCGCTGCCCGGTCCGCGTGCAGTGTGCGCAACACGCGCTGACCGTGCGCGAACCCTACGGCGTCTGGGGCGGACTCACCGAGGACGACCGCGTCGAGATGGACGGCCGCCGCCGGATGATGAACCGCACCGACGTACCGGCCGCGGGCTGAGGCCCGATGGACCCGGACGAACGCGGCGGGTTCCGGTGACCCCGTCCCGAGGGGCCTCGGGGCGGGGTCACCGGCGTCGTACGCGGTCGCGCACCGGGTTCGGGCCGGTCGGGGGCGGGCTCACGCGGTGAACGCGGAGAGGTCCAACTCCCATACGGCAGGCCAGTCTTTGGCGCGCAGCAGGGCATCCGTACCGCCGTCGCAGCACAGCACCGACCCGACGAAGAACGTCGACTCGGGGCCGAGCAGGAACGCGGTCAGCGCCGCGATCTCGGTCGGCTCTCCCCCGCGCCCGATCGGCAGCGGGAACATCCTCATCCCGTCCGCCGTGAGCGGGTCGGTACGGCCGGCGGCCGTCATCGGGGTCTCGATGAGGCCCGGGGCGATCGCGTTGAGGCGGATGCCGCTGCCGATCCATTCGGCGCCGACGCTTTTCGTGCGCACGTAGTAGGAGAGC is from Yinghuangia sp. ASG 101 and encodes:
- a CDS encoding GuaB3 family IMP dehydrogenase-related protein, which codes for MTEVEIGRGKRGRRAFHFDDVAIVPSRRTRDPEEVSIAWQIDAYRFELPFLTAPMDSVVSPETAIAVGRMGGLGVLNLEGLWTRYEDPTALLAEIGTLDAATATRRMQEIYAEPIKADLIGARIKQIRDAGVVTAAALSPQRTAQYHKAVIDAGVDIFVIRGTTVSAEHVSGRAEPLNLKQFIYDLDVPVIVGGCATYQGALHLMRTGAAGVLVGFGGGAAHTTRDVLGVAVPMATAVADVSEARRDYLDESGGRYVHVIADGSVGKSGDIAKAVACGADAVMIGSALARATDAPGRGHHWGSEAHHPELPRGRRMNLGAVGTLEEVLNGPSQVSDGSMNLFGALRRSMATTGYTDLKKFQQVEVTVSPAH
- a CDS encoding response regulator transcription factor, encoding MTTVLVCDDSPLVRETLRRAVATVPGVERVTTATSGEEVLRRWGAERSDLVLMDVRMPGLGGVEAVRRLLTGDPGARVIMLTMAEDLDGVALAVAAGARGYLHKDASRAELRATVSQALADPTWRLAPRRLRSADMGVAPTLTAREIQVLEGMSHGRSNAEIGRELFLSEDTVKTHARRLFKKLGASDRAHAVALGFRWGLVR
- the shbA gene encoding RNA polymerase sigma factor ShbA, translated to MPDRPNRADSRVDSGMRAVVVRAVQGDLQATDELLAYVRPLVLRYCRARLGRVPGAEHAADDAAQEVCLAVLSALPRYRDEGRPFEAFVFGIAAHKVVDVQRAAVRAAVPTCDLPEAIDDDPGPEDQVVRRSDAAQARALLGRLPDNLRELLVLRVAVGLSAEETGRAMGMSPGAVRVAQHRALSRLRALAEEEKTA
- a CDS encoding WhiB family transcriptional regulator; the protein is MADFSRLPGPNADLWDWQLSAACRGVDSALFFHPEGERGAARVAREVAAKEVCRRCPVRVQCAQHALTVREPYGVWGGLTEDDRVEMDGRRRMMNRTDVPAAG
- the guaB gene encoding IMP dehydrogenase, with the translated sequence MSLTADGVPEKFAMLGLTYDDVLLLPGPSDVVPSEVDTSSRVTRNISVRIPLLSSAMDTVTESRMAIAMARQGGVGVLHRNLSIEDQANQVDLVKRSEAGMVIDPITIGPDATLREADQLCARYRISGVPVTDENGRLLGIVTNRDLRFEVDHARRVREVMTPMPLVTGKVGISGPDAMELLRRHKVEKLPLIDDAGKLRGLITVKDFVKSEQYPNATKDADGRLVVGAAVGTGDDSFLRVQALVEAGVDFVVVDSAHGHSRGVLDMIAKVKANTKVDVIGGNVATRDGAQALIDAGVDGVKVGVGPGSICTTRVIAGVGAPQVTAIYDAALACGPAGVPVIGDGGLQYSGDIAKAIAAGADTVMLGSLLAGCEESPGELIFINGKQFKSYRGMGSLGAMQSRGQAKSFSKDRYFQDDVLSEDKLVPEGIEGQVPYRGPLSAVAHQLVGGLRASMGYAGAPTVPELKVRGRFVRITAAGLRESHPHDITMTVEAPNYSSSR